TTGGCTTTGCTGAGAAGTCCTAATTGGTCATGAAGCTACAGAGACAGGGTCAAGTGCTACAAACATACTCCCAAGTTGCAAAAGATGTTTTGTCATCTTCCACCCCCATAGGTCAGGAAGCAGATCTCAGAAACCCTGGGCAGCCAGGGAAATCCCAGAGCATTTTCAGGTGGAGCTGGAGCAGTTACGTCGCTCACGTGGATGGCGGACACGCCTGGGAAAATCCGTCAGGAAACAGGATCCACTGAAACAGGGAGGTGCTGTCCCCTTGGAGAGAGTGACGAGGTCCACCTCAGAGGTCAGAGCCCCCTCGCTCACCCTGTTTGAAAGATGCATTTAGGCTTTGCTATTTGTAAGAGCAGCAGCGCTCCTCCCCTGGCCTTGGAAGGGCTAGAGGCCATCAGTACGTAACTACTCTTTCTGTCCCTGCACCGCAGCAGCCGTGGCAAAGCACAGAGGGATTCGGTCGGCAGCGGGCTCTTCTCAATGACCGTCATGATGCACAGCACCCTACAGTGATGCTGCAGCACATGCTGGCCCTGGGGACCGCTTTGTAACCTCCCTCTGCACAGGCTTCCCAGTAcagccctcctctctcccttcccggACACGCCTGGCTCTTCCACAAGCCTTTGactgcagagaagggaaggaatgACACTAGCCAGGGAAAAAGAAACTCAGCATGCCCCAGCTCACTCCTCGGGGTCCCTGCTGAGGGGACAGATGAGCCACGAAGCAGCTGGAGAGGTGCACAAAATCAGCATCGCAGATAAAGGGAGTGACGAGGCACCAAGCCTATCTGCGTGCTCCTGTTATCACGGACATGCTGCCGCAGCGACAGCACCTTATCGCTGGCGTTAAGCCAGGGCTCCTCACTGTCCCACTGAGGTCCCCGCAGAGCCCAGGTTGCACTTTGAGGCTCCTGGCTCTTCCCCCAAACCCAAGAACTCCTGGAAGAACAAGCCCATGAACACAACCTTCCCCACGTGCCAAGATCAGCACTGTCCAGGTCTCCAGCCtgtgcagaggcaggaggaaagggcaggcaggGCAAGGATCCACTCTCCAGACCTGTTAGCCACAGAATTTGGGGGACTCCTCTCCTTGCAGCAGTACAGCAACTTGGGCAGATCCCCAAGACCCCCAGGCACACGTCCTCCTGAGTGGGTTCAGTGTGTCGGTGGGTCCCCTCATCCCCACCCTCAAGACATCCTTCAAAAGGAGCAGGGACAGTCACAAGCAGCAATGGCAAAGCTCCTCTCCATTTACCGGAGCGCTGCTGCTTCAGCACTTTCCAGTGGCTAATGGAGTGGCTCAGTGAGGAGCGGGTTGATGGGGAGGCAGCGGGGAAGAAGCGAGTAGCCCTGCTGTATGTTAACCAGCTGCAATGGGAGATCAGCAGGAATTTTAGCAACCTTGAGGTGGCTTGCTTCCCCTTCCTCTCCGTCTCCAAGTCCTCCATTAACAGCTTACACTGAGAAGAAGAACGCGAAAGTTTAATGAGCTCCGACAAGTTTTCAGAATGCTTTTTAAGCATCCACTGCTCCTTTTGCTATTAATTAGCAATGAGGAAGAACCACCACCGGGAGAGGCTTCAGCACAGACCGAACGACTCTTGCTGCTGCCCGCGCACGCTTCGGCACAGCTCAAATGCTCTCAGAGGGCCCCAAAAGAGGCACCAGAGAAACCCAGTTCTTGCAGCGCTTCCCACAGCTCACGCTGCAATCTTCCAAGGGCACCAGCTTTAACTTAGCATCACACTAACTTGCTTGAGCGGCTGGAAAAAGCTTActccattttgcagctggtttatttttatgaaCAGGTTTTTGCCTCTCAGTGCTGCAGTTTGAGAACTATCATTTAATGTAACTGATAGTCTCTGACCGACCACCTCTACGTACAGATTAGCTGTGGGGGGGGGATTCTGAAATGAAACCCTCCTTGCTCCAAGACCAGGTGCAGCAGAAGGCCCCATGGCACTCATTCGCACAGAGGCTTGTGGAATACCTGGAAGGATGCTGCGCCTTAGTCTCTCTGTTTAAAAACCAGAGTAGCGGCACAGTCTGCGCAAGGTCACAGACCAAGAAAGTTTGCAGAAGCGCTGGGTCTCATTGCCGGCACCCCATGCCAGCCAGCCCTCCCTATCTGCCAGGGAGGACTGCAAGTGCCTGGCTTATCCAGATCAATAGGAACCTGGCCTGGGGCATTCCGCCACTGAGGATGTAAGGCAAGACATACAGCTTTGATTTAACTGAGAAGAGCAGCCCCCGGAGACTGGGTAAAGAGGAAACATCCCAAGATGGAAGTAGGAAAATGGGCCCCGCGAGCCTCATTTTGCACTTTGTTCTTGTCCACTGGTTCAGTTTCAAGCCTTCCTGAAAATGAGGCATTGTCCCAAGGCATATTACGAAATTCCCAGACCACGTCATGCAAGGAGAACACTGACAGCCTTTGCAAGGGGGCTGGGTGGGAGAGAAATCCCAGACTATTCCAGGAAACGCAAGGAGACATCCCTGAAATGACTTCCCCTCTAGccagaaggggaagggaggacCTCCCACCTCGCTCCCTGTACCCAGCCAAAACTAGGTCAGTGACACAGCCCTGCGCGCAGCCAGGGCTCCTCTCCAGACACCAGGACACACGGAGGGGTCCAGCCAGAAGGGTGAGGATGGGGGCAACCTTGCCCCCTCCCTTCGCCTGACATGTTTCCTGCAAGAGaacccagcctgctccccagccctgttAAAGAGGCAGGCAGTTCCTCCTTTGCTTCCTCTCTGGCACCACAACGGTGCCAGCTGGCTTGAATGAGAAAACCTGCTTTGGCCTCTCCCCGGCCCTTTATCAGACGAAACAAGGGAAAAAGATTCCCACACCTCGCTTTCAAAGGCTGCCTCTGCCCCTTTCCCAGTTTCTAAGGCATGGGAACCACTGTACCTGACCGGCGCTCCCCAAACCCCTTCAGAAGAGGCACGAGGAGCTCAGCCACATCTTCAAAACCAAGGGCTCAAGCTACAGCACTCTCAGACCACTTTCCCccaagtcggggggggggggggggcgtggggggcagggggtgccacATCCACTGCTTCGCACCCCAGAGCCAAAACACCTCCCTTTTCAGAAGCCTCCTCCCTCCACAGCCCCTTCCTCCCTTGACCTTGATGCAGATGCCAGCCCCAGTGCTCACCCACCTGTCCACGCCAGGGAGAGGATGGGGGGGTCCTTCATTCGGGCTTGGCACGATGGGGCTTGACCGGCCGGCCAAGCAGGAGGCAGCCCCCCACCGCCCCCTCACCCCTCGCTGGGCGAACCGTACCCACCGAGGGAAGGGAAACCGGGGGAAGACTCCGGGGAGCCGGCACTCACCGCTGTGCGAGCTGAACCACCGCGGCGCGATGTGGAGGGGCAGCGCGTCGGCCAGCGAGGCCCTGGCGCCCAGGTACAGCATCCCGTCTCTATGGTGACCGCCTCCCGTCTCCTGGTAACCGTTGCCATGGGCGTACGTGGAGTCGGAGCCcggaccgccgccgccgccgccacccgggGCCCGCtcggcctcccccgccgcccgcgccgccgccgcgtaCAACCCGAAGGGGACGGCGCCGGCCGCTGCGGGGTCCATACCCATCCCGGCCACCGAACTGACGGAGCGGCTGCGCAGCCCCatggctccgccgccgccgcccgcccggtaATGGCCGAAGGGGGgcggcccgcccccccctcctcccggcGGCGGCACGGCGCTGTCATCCGTCGACACCCCCGGGAAGGGGCCCCGCGAACGGGCCGCCGTGCTCTGCTTGCCCCCCATATGGGCGCCGCCGGGCCGGAGGGAGCCGAGCGACAGCCCCCCGCGGGGAacggggccgcgccgcccccgccgggaGGCGAGAGGGGGCGGAAGGAAgcggggggggcgcggggagctACGGGCGAAAACCCATCCCCGCCCCAGGCATCCTTCCCCCGCCGGGCCCGCAGGGGCGAGGGCGCCCCGagtccgccgccgccgccgtcacCCCCGGCGGGGGCCGCCGAGGGCTCCGGggccgcggaggggggggggggggaacgggatggcgggggaggggaggggaggggggggggtggacgCCGGCCGGGTCGCTCCGCCCGCCTCGCTCCTGCCCGGGGCGCGGCCGGCAGCCGGGCGACGATCAGCTGCGGCCCatggggcggcgggggcggcgggggcggcgcgcCCCGCTCCACTCCGCTGCGCTGCGCCGGGCACGGCCTCGCTGCCGGCCGCCGCCAGCCGCCTGGGTGCTCGGCGCCGCGCCGGAGACAATAGAGGCCGGCAGCACGCATgctcccgcccccggcccccccggcccgccgcccttAACCCCTGAGCtgctgccgcccgccgcggcccgggccTGCGCTCGTTGCCGCGGCCTGCGGGTCACGGAGACGCCGCTGCCCGGGTGGGCGCTGCCCCGCGTAGCACAGGcctcgaccccccccccccccccccatcccgccccgCAAGGGCCTGCAGCGGGGCCGTAAGCGCCCGGAGGCCGCCGCAGCGAGCCCCTCCAGGGAGGCCTGGCCCACGCGGGCCCCGCTGCGCTGCCCGGGCCGTGAGGCCCTGCCGGCTGCTCGGGACGCTCTGCCCCCGGTTCaccagggggttgggggggtgtgtggggggggtgggtgtaaGGGCAGGACTACACTTCCCAGCTGCCTCCGCGCAGTGTCCCCCTCGTGCGCAGGCGCGCTGCCGCCGGCTCCTCCCCTGGCCCGCCGGCGTCGGGGGTTGCTGGGGCGGCCCAAGATGGCGGCGCGCTGGAGCAGCGAGAATGTGGTGGTGGAGTTCCGCGACGCccaggtcggggggggggggggcggctgccgcTCTGACCGGCCCTCGGGGGGCCgtcccggccgggccgggccgggccgggccgggccgggccgggccgggccgggccgggccgggccgttcTCGTGAGGAGCGGGAGGGGTTCCCGGCCCGGGCGGGCtcggcggccccgcggggcctTTCGCCGGCTGCGGACGGGGCTGAGCCGGTGTCGGAGCCGTATGCGCGGAGATAACGCCTTAATTCACGAGGCGCTTTATTTCTAATCTTAATTAGATCTTGGATtggatatttttttaagtatattgGCAGACCTGATAGAAGTCATTACCACTTCCTACGCATCTTTCCTCATTTTTCGTCTGAGACCATTATAGCTACTTTCTCAGCTGCGATATAAATTGTTGGGTATTCCTCGATTAGCAGGAAAAGCGGATTATGTTTTTTTATAAATAGCAAAAAGGTcagcttttgttttgaagttgCTGGTTACAGGAGAATTCCTCTCAGAGCTTGCTTACGTGCTTTCTTAGAAGCCGTTCTAAGAAACGTGTCTTTTCTTAGGATGGTGGCCATTGCTTAGCAAAGCTGGATATGGTGGGTGAACTATGAGCTACTTCAGCAGGAAAtccagaaaagttaaaaaaaaaaaaaaaggtctgcaaACTCTCTCATCTTCTAGTTTGTCCTCTTGTGCTGGAGCAATGTCAGCTCTGCGTTCACCATTGCGAATAGGGGCATTGAATCCTGTGTGCTATATCCAGCCTGTCCTCTGCAAACTCACAACGCTTTTCGCTTTTATACCTCAAAAGCTttatattggttttattttcctcctggaaaaaaTGTTAAAGCAGCCTTGTCTGCTGCTGAAGATTTGCTCTCGGGAAACTGGTAATGAGATACGAAGGTATGTCTTCCTAGAGCACAGATTCAAATTGCATCTGGCTCAGGAGATATGTGGCCTTATGATTTGATTGCTTATTCATAATGGCTGGTGtgtgggagcagagagggaagaggaCAGGTGTTTCCATCCCCTTCTGCAGCAGTGGGTTTCAATCTCACTGTTGTGCAGGCGTATACCTTAATAGAGAGGTTAACCACTGGTATTTCGGTCCTTTGGTGTACTCTGGTGTGATCTTTCTAGAGCCATTCTGACCTGCCTGCTTTCGTACGAAACCAGAGAGCTTCAGTGGCTGGGGCTGCTAGACTACTGCTTCAAGCTAAACTCATTTATATATTTGTACTTGAGCTTTTTTTAGGAGCCTGCACAAACATTTTTGCAGATGGGAAACCCGAGCTTGAGAAATTGAAACACCTTGGCTGTAATCATCCTGTATTAGGCTTGAGCTCTGACTGTAGGCCACGCTATCTCCAAAATCCCTATCCCAAAACCAACTTAAATGGAAACAAGAGTCAAAAGAGTGGGCAGCTATTGCATTTATAGTGTGTACATGTCTGGAAGCACTGCAGCTGTGTTTGTTCGTCATGCCAGAGTGTGTCATGTGAAAACTACAGCAACCAACCTGTAATGCTTCAGAAAATATCTGGGTAGTTTGGGGCCAGTTTTGCCTACAAGTGTCATCTTTCTGTAAAGCTGACAGAGATGGCAGTCTCTGTACTCTTCTGGTTTAGACGTGACCCACAGGCTCTTGTCAGGCTGTCCATGCTATCAAAAGGAGAGTAAAGCTCACCACGTCCAATGGTGAAATAGCACCATTTGTAGCAACTCAGCGCGTAGATGGGAAGTTAGGTACGCAGGGAACTGGTATTTCTTGCTAAGAGTTTGCAGCTCTTGAAAACCAGTATAGCCTTGGCAAATCGGGTTGGCCTGTTGCCTTTCAGGTGGAGAGAATGAAGCTAGATTCAAAACTAATGGAAGTTCAGACATGAAGAGGTGTTTTCCTTGGCTTGCCTAGCAGAAATCAAGTGAGATGCCAAAGTAGACATTTGAAGTCTGAGAAGATGCTGCCTGGGCTGTGGGCTCAGAGCTGGTTTTCAAATGTGCAGTACTCCTACCGTGCTTATTCACATAATTGTTACTCATAAACAGCAATTCTAGCTGTCCTGATTGTTGTTATAGGATAAAAACTGCTTTCAAGTTGGTTTGTTCAGTTTCAACTCCCTCCTTCTGGAAGGTTGTGCTGTGAAGACTGACATATCAATATACACAAGCACATTAAATGacagctgtttgggtttttttcctgttgcctagATAAGACTGTAGTATTGTAGGAAACTGTTTATTGCCATAAAATGACTGTGTGGCCCACCGAAGTAGCAGCCTGACATGTGATGCTTTTTACTTCATTCTAATTACTCGTTACATTTTATGATGTGCCTGGAAAAA
Above is a genomic segment from Harpia harpyja isolate bHarHar1 chromosome 9, bHarHar1 primary haplotype, whole genome shotgun sequence containing:
- the ZNRF1 gene encoding E3 ubiquitin-protein ligase ZNRF1 — protein: MGGKQSTAARSRGPFPGVSTDDSAVPPPGGGGGGPPPFGHYRAGGGGGAMGLRSRSVSSVAGMGMDPAAAGAVPFGLYAAAARAAGEAERAPGGGGGGGPGSDSTYAHGNGYQETGGGHHRDGMLYLGARASLADALPLHIAPRWFSSHSGFKCPICSKSVASDEMEMHFIMCLSKPRLSYNDDVLTKDAGECVICLEELLQGDTIARLPCLCIYHKSCIDSWFEVNRSCPEHPSD